The Cucurbita pepo subsp. pepo cultivar mu-cu-16 chromosome LG08, ASM280686v2, whole genome shotgun sequence genome contains a region encoding:
- the LOC111800893 gene encoding protein EMSY-LIKE 1 isoform X1 yields MNYEASDSSGTDDDLPPSHRNRVSRGGHISGKGRSVLSSFPYPRVRNMEAQIHHLEQEAYCSVLRAFKAQADAITWDKESLITELRKELRVSDDEHRELLARVNSDDIIREIREWRQAGGNLNVRRSSSQPIHDVVPSPTVSASRKKQKTSQLHSSSVPAGSRQLNNHNSSGALLANESAEAPPYDTLIGRKVWTRWPEDNSFYEALIKDYDPVKGQHALVYDINTTRETWEWVDIKEIPPEDIRWDSEDPGMSHRGGHGGQSRVYRRSQSLGGFAPGSGRGRGQSKNQPRKELSPSQNGVGKKVFDDIELLNTEALVKEVEKVFNSSNPDPEELEKAKKMLKDHEQALVDAISRLTCASDGESAEGAQPNVHGQLVEKSNDT; encoded by the exons ATGAACTATGAAGCCTCCGACAGTAGCG GTACTGATGATGATCTTCCACCATCACATCGTAACAGAGTTTCTAGAGGAGGACACATTTCTGGAAAGGGGAGGTCTgttttgagttcttttccaTACCCTAGAGTACGCAATATGGAGGCCCAGATTCATCATCTCGAACAAGAAGCTTACTGTTCAGTACTGCGTGCATTTAAAGCCCAAGCAGATGCCATTACCTGG GATAAAGAAAGCTTGATAACAGAGCTTAGGAAAGAATTGAGAGTATCAGATGACGAACACCGGGAATTGCTTGCGAGGGTTAATTCTGATGATATAATTCGTGAGATTAG GGAGTGGAGACAGGCTGGTGGGAACCTAAATGTGAGACGCAGTTCGTCCCAGCCAATCCATGATGTTGTTCCCAGTCCAACTGTTTCAGCATCCCGTAAGAAGCAGAAAACAAGTCAACTG CACTCTTCTTCAGTTCCTGCTGGAAGTAGACAGTTAAATAATCATAATTCTTCTGGAGCCCTTCTGGCAAATGAATCTGCTGAAGCTCCACCGTATGACACTTTAATTGGAAGGAAAGTATGGACCAGGTGGCCTGAGGACAACAGCTTCTATGAGGCTCTCATAAAAGACTATGATCCTGTTAAG GGTCAGCATGCCTTGGTTTATGATATAAATACAACACGGGAGACATGGGAATGGGTCGATATTAAAGAG ATCCCACCCGAGGATATTCGATGGGATAGCGAGGATCCAGGAATGTCTCATCGAGGAGGTCATGGTGGACAAAGCCGTGTTTATCGAAGATCCCAAAGTTTGGGTGGTTTTGCTCCTGGTTCTGGCAGAGGGAGAGGACAGTCAAAAAACCAACCCAGAAAGGAACTTTCTCCATCTCAAAATGGTGTTGGAAAGAAAGTGTTTGACGATATAGAATTACTTAATACAGAAGCATTGGTAAAGGAG GTAGAGAAAGTTTTCAATTCAAGTAATCCCGACCCCGAGGAGCTTGAAAAGGCGAAGAAAATGCTTAAA GATCACGAGCAGGCTCTTGTGGATGCAATTTCTAGACTAACTTGTGCATCTGATGGTGAAAGTG CAGAAGGGGCGCAGCCAAATGTTCATGGCCAATTAGTTGAAAAAAGCAACGATACTTGA
- the LOC111800893 gene encoding protein EMSY-LIKE 1 isoform X2, with the protein MEAQIHHLEQEAYCSVLRAFKAQADAITWDKESLITELRKELRVSDDEHRELLARVNSDDIIREIREWRQAGGNLNVRRSSSQPIHDVVPSPTVSASRKKQKTSQLHSSSVPAGSRQLNNHNSSGALLANESAEAPPYDTLIGRKVWTRWPEDNSFYEALIKDYDPVKGQHALVYDINTTRETWEWVDIKEIPPEDIRWDSEDPGMSHRGGHGGQSRVYRRSQSLGGFAPGSGRGRGQSKNQPRKELSPSQNGVGKKVFDDIELLNTEALVKEVEKVFNSSNPDPEELEKAKKMLKDHEQALVDAISRLTCASDGESAEGAQPNVHGQLVEKSNDT; encoded by the exons ATGGAGGCCCAGATTCATCATCTCGAACAAGAAGCTTACTGTTCAGTACTGCGTGCATTTAAAGCCCAAGCAGATGCCATTACCTGG GATAAAGAAAGCTTGATAACAGAGCTTAGGAAAGAATTGAGAGTATCAGATGACGAACACCGGGAATTGCTTGCGAGGGTTAATTCTGATGATATAATTCGTGAGATTAG GGAGTGGAGACAGGCTGGTGGGAACCTAAATGTGAGACGCAGTTCGTCCCAGCCAATCCATGATGTTGTTCCCAGTCCAACTGTTTCAGCATCCCGTAAGAAGCAGAAAACAAGTCAACTG CACTCTTCTTCAGTTCCTGCTGGAAGTAGACAGTTAAATAATCATAATTCTTCTGGAGCCCTTCTGGCAAATGAATCTGCTGAAGCTCCACCGTATGACACTTTAATTGGAAGGAAAGTATGGACCAGGTGGCCTGAGGACAACAGCTTCTATGAGGCTCTCATAAAAGACTATGATCCTGTTAAG GGTCAGCATGCCTTGGTTTATGATATAAATACAACACGGGAGACATGGGAATGGGTCGATATTAAAGAG ATCCCACCCGAGGATATTCGATGGGATAGCGAGGATCCAGGAATGTCTCATCGAGGAGGTCATGGTGGACAAAGCCGTGTTTATCGAAGATCCCAAAGTTTGGGTGGTTTTGCTCCTGGTTCTGGCAGAGGGAGAGGACAGTCAAAAAACCAACCCAGAAAGGAACTTTCTCCATCTCAAAATGGTGTTGGAAAGAAAGTGTTTGACGATATAGAATTACTTAATACAGAAGCATTGGTAAAGGAG GTAGAGAAAGTTTTCAATTCAAGTAATCCCGACCCCGAGGAGCTTGAAAAGGCGAAGAAAATGCTTAAA GATCACGAGCAGGCTCTTGTGGATGCAATTTCTAGACTAACTTGTGCATCTGATGGTGAAAGTG CAGAAGGGGCGCAGCCAAATGTTCATGGCCAATTAGTTGAAAAAAGCAACGATACTTGA
- the LOC111800319 gene encoding protein PHOTOPERIOD-INDEPENDENT EARLY FLOWERING 1, translating to MASKGPRFKLDHETRAKRQKTQEAPREPNRPKTHWDHVLEEMVWLSKDFESERKWKLAQAKKVALRASKGMIDQATREERKLKEEEQRLRKLALNISKDVKKFWMKIEKLVLYKHQMELDEKKKKALDKHLEFLLGQTERYSTMLAENLVETYKPSQVDSTHEPHNVHLQEMDENKAVETTELNVEHEADSVDFDEEFDVRSDDESEDNEQTIDEDEALITEEERQEELEALQNEVDLPLEELLKRYAREKDDLEVSPETSTAGTEETEVEENHERGNECSTSHKVDEMDSLSFAGRRCNQSNGESSCVENHMKRETCRTKRPSMLPMEFPKDDAFYDFSEEREDDDYDVAGGEEKDDEATLSEEEKLEKVDSNNADDEILMLRNESEIPIEELLARYGKGPNNGYDSDYEDENASALSDDLVDSSSYEEIEPKPLNVCVHENIDPGKSHSSASSPPERKGSLENSEERESEDRIFDAAAAARSAQPTGNTFSTTKVRTKFPFLLKHSLREYQHIGLDWLVTMYEKRLNGILADEMGLGKTIMTIALLAHLACEKGIWGPHLIVVPTSVMLNWETEFLKWCPAFKILTYFGSAKERKFKRQGWMKLNSFHVCITTYRLVIQDSKVFKRKKWKYLILDEAHLIKNWKSQRWQTLLNFNSKRRILLTGTPLQNDLMELWSLMHFLMPHIFQSHQEFKDWFCNPISGMVEGQEKVNKEVLDRLHNVLRPFILRRLKRDVEKQLPKKYEHVLNCRLSRRQRHLYEDYIASSETQATLASGNFFSMINVIMQLRKVCNHPDLFEGRPIISSFDMAGIVMQLSSSVCSALSPDLFSRVDLKGLGFLFTHHDFSMTSWERDEVRAIATPSNLIKCSTNVNKSEEIGSGFRYRKRLHGSSIFADIQNAIMEERVRQAMERAEAIAWWNSLKCDKKPIYSASLRDLVTIRHPVYDIYHEKANPSSYCYSSKIADIVLSPVERFQMMMGLVESFTFAIPAARAPPPLCWCSGSRSDVFMHPSYVQNCSRLLFPLLTPIRSAIIRRQVYFPDRRLIQFDCGKLQELAILLRKLKSEGHRALIFTQMTKMLDILEAFINLYGYTYMRLDGSTQPEERQTLMQRFNTNPKFFLFILSTRSGGVGINLVGADTVIFYDSDWNPAMDQQAQDRCHRIGQTREVHIYRLISESTIEENILKKANQKRALDNLVIQSGSYNTEFFQKLDPMELFSGHRSLAIKNMQKEKNHTISSNEVSVSNADVDAALKFVEDEADYMALKKLEEEEAVDNQEFTEEVIGRMEDDEFMNDDEIKLDEGGDQAGGITMSNKDNEAIIRGGNDLNEEKAVIVANKEDDVDMLADVKQMAAVAAATGQTISSIDDQLRPIDRYAIRFLELWDPLRDKAAMDSDVQFEETEWELDRLEKYKEEMEAEIDEDEEPLVYESWDADFATEAYRQQVEVLAHHQLMEDLEYEAKRKEEEEAENCDPTRNATPSELKPKSKKKSKKAKFKSLKKGSLSSELKSVKKEMSVEFMSTDDEDLCSEDVLESLSAQSSLQKKRKRGEFSLDSETGKSLKKKSKKFKKNIADAFPLDLHLSESGVQYDEAIEIKPRETGADLEHKLVGRSRMGGKISITSMPVKRFLMIKPEKIKKGNIWSRDCIPSPDFWLPQEDAILCAMVHEYGSHWSMISSTLFSMTAGGFYRGRYRHPVHCCERYRELIHRYVISAPDNPNSEKTTNASSGKALLRITEEHIRVLLDVAAEQPDSEYLLQKHFTALLSSVWKARIRGNRGFDTSLSRNGLYSGGRYFPTGNHITRYLGRETTGKLKFGNTSHNCKLIAAALNDAGCTRTDDKKSLSGGRASVATEQLELTLEFEGENDINVSFPSSINLTVSDAVDLSPINLDAGESSGARRLTEVAEIRFRDAARTCNEDFHGWASSVFPITDLKARSVPKSQSLGKHKLGGVTDSSKSSKSKFRKAGPDHGESSQLIADPVMYQMPSLIIQEDVHNLYSLSSPILTDDAFPFGMDEYPFLQDEPGTLEIVPDNDYILGSISGFDTIGPDFTDIG from the exons atGGCATCAAAAGGTCCCAGGTTTAAACTTGATCATGAGACAAGAGCCAAGCGTCAAAAG ACACAGGAAGCTCCAAGAGAACCTAATCGACCTAAAACACATTGGGATCATGTTTTAGAAGAGATGGTTTGGCTTTCGAAG GACTTTGAGTCTGAGCGGAAATGGAAATTAGCTCAGGCAAAAAAGGTTGCTCTAAGAGCTAGCAAAGGCATGATTGATCAAGCTACACGGGAAGAAAGGAAGTTGAAG GAAGAAGAGCAGCGGTTGAGAAAACTTGCTCTCAATATTTCAAAGGATGTAAAGAAGTTCTggatgaaaatagaaaagctG GTGCTTTACAAGCATCAGATGGAGCTtgatgagaaaaagaaaaaggcgcTTGACAAACACCTCGAGTTTCTTTTAGGGCAAACAGAAAG GTACTCAACAATGCTGGCAGAAAATCTTGTGGAAACTTATAAACCATCGCAGGTGGATTCTACACATGAGCCACACAATGTTCACTTACaagaaatggatgaaaataaaGCTGTTGAAACCACAGAGTTAAATGTTG AACACGAGGCAGACTCTGTGGACTTTGATGAAGAATTTGATGTAAGATCAGATGACGAATCA GAAGATAACGAGCAGACCATAGATGAAGATGAGGCTCTGATAActgaagaagaaaggcaaGAAGAACTGGAAGCCTTGCAAAATGAAGTGGATCTTCCTCTTGAAGAGCTTCTTAAAAGATATGCACGAGAGAAAG ATGATTTAGAAGTTAGTCCTGAAACGAGTACAGCAGGAACTGAAGAGAcagaagtagaagaaaatcatG AAAGAGGGAATGAGTGTTCTACGTCGCATAAGGTTGATGAAATGGACTCACTTAGTTTTGCCGGTCGTCGTTGT AATCAAAGCAATGGGGAATCATCTTGTGTAGAAAATCATATGAAAAGAGAGACTTGTCGAACAAAACGTCCATCCATGCTACCGATGGAGTTTCCCAAGGATGATGCATTTTATGATTTCAGTGAAGAACGT GAagatgatgattatgatgttGCTGGTGGAGAAGAAAAG GATGATGAAGCAACTTTATCAGAGGAGGAGAAACTAGAAAAAGTTGATTCAAACAATGCCGATGATGAG ATTTTAATGCTGCGAAATGAGAGTGAAATACCTATAGAAGAACTGCTTGCAAGGTATGGAAAG GGTCCCAACAATGGTTATGATTCAGAttatgaagatgaaaatgcTTCTGCTTTGTCAGACGACCTTGTGGATTCTTCATCTTATGAAGAAATTGAGCCAAAGCCCCTCAATGTCTGTGTGCATGAAAATATTGACCCCGGTAAATCTCATTCATCTGCAAGTTCACCTCCGGAGAGGAAAGGATCATTAGAAAACTCTGAAGAAAGGGAGAGTGAGGACAGAATTTTTGATGCTGCAGCAGCAGCACGATCTGCACAACCTACTGGGAACACATTTTCCACAACTAAAGTGCGTACAAAATTCCCTTTCCTTCTTAAGCACTCCCTACGTGAATATCAACATATTGGCTTGGATTGGCTTGTGACCATGTATGAGAAAAGACTAAATGGGATTCTTGCTGACGAAATGGGGCTTGGGAAGACAATCATGACCATTGCCTTGCTTGCTCATCTTGCTTGTGAAAAGGGAATATGGGGTCCCCATCTTATTGTGGTCCCAACAAGTGTCATGCTTAATTGGGAGACTGAATTTCTTAAGTGGTGTCctgcttttaaaattttaacttacTTTGGAAGTGCAAAAGAGCGCAAGTTTAAGAGGCAAGGGTGGATGAAACTGAACTCATTTCATGTATGCATAACGACTTACAGGTTGGTTATCCAGGATTCTAAAGTTTTCAAACGCAAGAAGTGGAAGTATCTAATACTAGATGAAGCTCATCTAATTAAGAATTGGAAGTCACAAAGATGGCAAACTCTTTTGAACTTCAATTCCAAGCGACGAATTTTATTAACTGGTACCCCGCTTCAAAATGATCTGATGGAGCTCTGGTCCTTGATGCACTTTTTGATGCCCCATATTTTTCAGTCTCATCAAGAATTCAAGGATTGGTTTTGCAATCCAATTTCAGGAATGGTGGAGGGGCAAGAAAAAGTGAATAAGGAAGTTCTTGATCGTCTGCATAATGTTCTCCGCCCCTTTATACTTCGTAGGCTGAAAAGAGATGTAGAGAAGCAGCTCCCAAAGAAATATGAGCATGTTTTGAACTGTAGATTGTCTAGAAGGCAGCGTCATTTATATGAGGACTATATTGCTAGTTCAGAAACACAAGCTACTCTTGCCAGTGGCAATTTCTTTAGTATGATTAACGTTATTATGCAGCTTAGGAAAGTTTGTAATCATCCTGATTTGTTTGAGGGTCGTCCAATCATCAGTTCTTTTGATATGGCGGGTATAGTCATGCAGTTGAGTTCATCTGTATGTTCTGCATTATCACCTGACCTATTTTCTAGAGTTGACCTTAAGGGTTTAGGATTTTTATTCACTCATCATGACTTTAGCATGACTTCATGGGAGAGAGATGAAGTTAGAGCTATTGCTACcccatcaaatttaattaagtgCTCTACCAATGTGAATAAATCTGAGGAAATTGGATCTGGATTTAGATATCGGAAGAGATTGCATGGATCAAGTATTTTTGCAGACATTCAAAATGCAATTATGGAGGAAAGAGTAAGGCAGGCAATGGAACGAGCAGAAGCTATAGCTTGGTGGAATTCCTTGAAATGTGACAAAAAGCCAATTTATTCGGCATCCCTCAGGGATTTAGTGACGATAAGGCATCCCGTCTATGATATATACCATGAGAAGGCGAACCCTTCATCCTATTGTTATTCCTCAAAAATTGCTGACATTGTCCTTTCACCAGTGGAACGTTTCCAGATGATGATGGGCTTAGTTGAAAGCTTTACCTTTGCAATACCAGCAGCACGGGCCCCTCCACCTTTGTGCTGGTGCAGTGGAAGCCGTTCTGATGTGTTTATGCATCCTTCTTATGTGCAAAACTGCTCCCGACTCCTGTTTCCCCTTCTAACTCCAATCAGATCTGCAATTATTCGGAGGCAAGTGTATTTTCCAGACAGGAGGCTGATACAATTTGACTGTGGAAAATTGCAGGAACTTGCTATTCTACTCAGGAAACTAAAATCTGAAGGTCACCGTGCATTAATATTCACCCAAATGACAAAGATGCTTGATATCTTGGAGGCTTTCATCAATCTGTACGGTTACACTTACATGCGTCTGGATGGATCCACTCAGCCTGAGGAGAGACAGACATTAATGCAAAGATTTAacaccaacccaaaatttttccttttcattttatcgACTCGTAGTGGGGGTGTAGGTATTAATCTTGTTGGTGCGGATACTGTTATCTTTTACGATAGTGATTGGAACCCTGCTATGGATCAACAAGCTCAAGATCGCTGTCACCGCATAGGACAGACGCGTGAAGTCCATATATATCGCCTGATTAGTGAGAGTACCATTGAAGAGAATATTTTGAAGAAGGCAAATCAGAAGCGTGCTCTTGATAATCTTGTTATTCAAAGTGGTAGTTACAACACTGAATTCTTCCAGAAGCTTGATCCTATGGAGTTGTTCTCTGGTCACAGGTCTCTTGCCATTAAAAATatgcagaaagaaaaaaatcataccaTCAGTTCGAATGAAGTTTCTGTATCTAATGCGGATGTGGACGCTGCTTTAAAGTTTGTTGAAGATGAAGCTGATTATATGGCTTTGAAgaaacttgaagaagaagaagctgtgGATAATCAGGAATTTACAGAAGAGGTTATTGGGAGGATGGAAGATGATGAGTTTATGAATGACGATGAAATTAAGCTTGATGAAGGTGGAGATCAAGCTGGTGGCATTACTATGTCAAATAAAGATAATGAGGCAATAATACGTGGAGGTAATGATCTTAATGAAGAGAAGGCTGTAATTGTAGCTAACAAAGAAGATGATGTTGACATGCTGGCAGACGTCAAGCAAATGGCTGCTGTAGCTGCTGCAACTGGACAAACCATCTCGTCCATTGATGATCAGCTACGGCCAATAGATCGGTATGCAATACGTTTTCTGGAACTGTGGGACCCTTTACGTGATAAAGCAGCTATGGACTCTGATGTCCAGTTTGAGGAGACAGAATGGGAACTCGACCGTCTTGAGAAGTATAAAGAGGAGATGGAAGCCGagattgatgaagatgaagagccTCTTGTATATGAAA GTTGGGATGCTGATTTTGCAACTGAAGCATATAGACAGCAAGTCGAGGTCTTGGCACACCATCAG TTGATGGAGGATTTGGAATATGAAGCTAAgcggaaagaagaagaagaggctGAAAATTGTGATCCTACAAG GAATGCAACACCTAGTGAACTAAAACCGAAGtctaaaaagaaatcaaagaaagcCAAGTTCAAATCTCTAAAGAAGGGTTCTCTTTCTTCTGAGCTGAAATcagtgaaaaaagaaatgtccGTGGAATTCATGTCTACAGATGATGAAGATTTATGTAGTGAAGATGTTCTTGAATCTTTATCAGCTCAGTCAAGCTTACAGAAAAAACGTAAAAGGGGTGAGTTTAGTCTGGACAGTGAGACAGGAAAGTCCCTGAAGAAGAAAtctaaaaagttcaagaaaaatattgcGGATGCTTTCCCACTAGATCTCCATCTCAGTGAGTCAGGAGTGCAATATGATGAAGCTATAGAAATAAAACCACGGGAGACTGGTGCGGATCTCGAACATAAATTAGTTGGTCGTAGTAGAATGGGAGGAAAAATATCTATTACTTCCATGCCAGTAAAGCGATTTCTAATGATAAAACcagagaaaataaagaagggGAACATTTGGTCAAGGGACTGTATTCCTTCCCCTGACTTTTGGTTGCCACAAGAGGATGCAATATTGTGCGCGATGGTACATGAATATGGTTCGCATTGGAGCATGATTAGTTCAACCTTATTCAGTATGACTGCTGGTGGGTTTTATAGAGGGAGATACCGTCATCCTGTCCATTGTTGTGAGAGGTATAGGGAACTCATACATAGGTATGTTATATCTGCACCAGATAATCCAAATAGTGAGAAGACCACAAATGCTAGCTCTGGAAAAGCTCTTCTCAGAATCACAGAG GAACATATTCGAGTACTGTTAGACGTCGCTGCTGAGCAGCCTGATAGTGAGTACCTACTTCAGAAACATTTCACTGCCCTTCTCTCATCTGTGTGGAAGGCAAGAATACGTGGGAACCGTGGTTTCGATACTTCACTTTCTAGGAATGGTCTCTATTCTGGTGGAAGGTATTTTCCAACTGGTAACCATATTACTCGGTATTTGGGGAGGGAGACTACAGGGAAGTTGAAATTTGGCAACACAAGCCACAATTGTAAGTTAATAGCTGCTGCACTTAATGATGCTGGTTGTACGAGGACGGATGATAAGAAGTCCCTTTCCGGGGGACGTGCATCAGTCGCTACAGAACAGTTGGAGCTAACACTCGAGTTCGAGGGAGAGAATGATATTAACGTGTCATTCCCATCCTCAATTAACTTAACGGTATCGGATGCAGTTGACTTATCCCCGATCAACCTGGATGCTGGTGAGTCTTCTGGTGCTCGAAGGCTAACAGAAGTCGCAGAGATTCGTTTCAG GGATGCTGCTAGAACTTGTAATGAAGATTTCCACGGGTGGGCTTCATCTGTGTTCCCCATAACCGATCTCAAGGCTCGCTCTGTGCCAAAATCACAGTCACTTGGAAAGCATAAGCTGGGAGGAGTCACTGACTCTTCCAAGTCCAGTAAATCCAAGTTCAGAAAGGCAGGACCTGACCACGGGGAGAGTTCCCAGCTGATAGCTGACCCAGTGATGTACCAGATGCCATCTCTTATTATCCAGGAGGACGTCCATAACTTATATTCCCTCAGCTCACCAATTCTCACAGACGATGCATTCCCATTTGGCATGGATGAGTATCCATTCCTACAAGACGAACCAGGGACTCTAGAGATTGTCCCTGACAACGACTACATCCTGGGATCGATTTCAGGTTTCGACACGATAGGCCCCGACTTCACAGATATTGGTTAG
- the LOC111800321 gene encoding 11 kDa late embryogenesis abundant protein-like, producing MQSGKNAAESVKESAANVGASARAGMEKTKATAQEKVDKMRAHDPLEKDMASERKEERLHGAELDKQQARAEHATERQAASKTGAHTGLTTGTGTGTGTRAYDPTVGGTDR from the exons ATGCAGTCGGGAAAGAACGCGGCGGAGTCGGTGAAAGAATCGGCCGCCAACGTGGGGGCCTCTGCGAGGGCTGGCATGGAAAAGACCAAAGCCACGGCTCAAGAAAAG GTGGACAAAATGCGGGCCCACGATCCATTGGAGAAGGACATGGCGAGCGAAAGGAAAGAGGAGCGGCTTCACGGGGCGGAGCTCGACAAGCAACAGGCGCGTGCAGAACACGCGACAGAGAGGCAGGCCGCTTCGAAGACCGGAGCGCACACCGGTCTGACCACCGGAACTGGAACCGGAACCGGAACCCGTGCCTATGACCCGACCGTGGGCGGCACCGACCGTTGA
- the LOC111800320 gene encoding delta(12)-fatty-acid desaturase FAD2-like gives MMQIFNLLFFLFTLVPGQYLLEKMGAGGRMSSPSSLKKSDSDNLKRVPSTKPPFTLGELKKAIPPHCFQRSVLRSFSYVVYDLTLASIFYYIATTYFQNLSSLLFYPAWALYWVAQGCILTGVWVIAHECGHHAFSDYQWLDDTVGLILHSALLVPYFSWKYSHRRHHSNTGSLERDEVFVPKQKSAIKWYSTYLNNPLGRIFTLTIQLVLGWPLYLAFNVSGRPYDRLACHYDPYSPIYSDRERLQIFISDAGLLAITYGLYRLILAKGLTWVVCVYGVPLLIVNGFLVLITFLQHTHPALPHYDSSEWDWLRGALATVDRDYGILNKVFHNITDTHVAHHLVSTMPHYHAMEATKAIKPILGQYYHFDGTPVVKAMWREAKECIYVEPDEDEKNRGVFWYRNKL, from the coding sequence ATGATGCAAATTTTCAAtctcctttttttcctttttacgCTTGTTCcaggacaatatcttttagaaaaaatggGTGCTGGAGGTCGAATGTCCTCTCCTTCATCCCTCAAGAAATCAGATTCTGACAACTTGAAGCGAGTTCCGTCCACAAAACCACCATTCACCCTTGGTGAGCTCAAAAAAGCCATTCCCCCACATTGCTTTCAGCGTTCGGTTCTCCGCTCATTCTCTTATGTCGTTTATGATCTTACCTTAGCTTCGATCTTCTATTACATTGCAACCACTTACTTCCAAAACCTCTCTAGCCTCTTGTTTTATCCAGCCTGGGCTTTATACTGGGTTGCCCAAGGCTGCATCCTAACTGGCGTATGGGTCATTGCCCACGAGTGTGGCCACCACGCTTTCAGTGATTACCAGTGGCTCGATGACACTGTTGGCCTTATCCTACACTCTGCCCTCCTGGTCCCTTACTTCTCTTGGAAATACAGCCACCGCAGACACCATTCCAACACCGGTTCTCTTGAGCGAGATGAAGTCTTTGTCCCTAAACAGAAATCCGCTATCAAATGGTACTCCACATACCTCAACAACCCACTTGGCCGTATCTTCACACTCACTATCCAACTCGTCCTAGGCTGGCCTCTCTACTTGGCCTTCAATGTCTCCGGCCGACCCTACGACCGTTTGGCCTGCCACTACGACCCATACAGCCCCATCTACTCCGACCGTGAGCGGTTGCAGATATTCATCTCTGATGCTGGGCTGCTGGCCATCACTTACGGACTCTACCGCCTCATTCTGGCCAAAGGCCTCACCTGGGTGGTCTGTGTTTACGGAGTGCCATTGCTGATTGTAAACGGGTTCCTTGTCCTAATCACATTCCTCCAACACACTCACCCGGCATTGCCGCATTACGATTCCTCAGAATGGGACTGGCTGAGAGGCGCTTTAGCGACAGTAGACAGAGACTACGGCATCTTGAACAAGGTATTCCACAACATCACTGACACTCATGTGGCCCATCATTTGGTCTCCACAATGCCACATTACCACGCGATGGAAGCAACCAAGGCAATTAAGCCAATTTTGGGTCAGTACTATCACTTCGATGGAACTCCAGTTGTTAAAGCAATGTGGAGAGAGGCGAAAGAGTGCATTTACGTGGAGCCTGATGAAGATGAGAAGAATAGAGGCGTTTTTTGGTATAGGAACAAGTTGTAA